The following proteins come from a genomic window of Megalops cyprinoides isolate fMegCyp1 chromosome 6, fMegCyp1.pri, whole genome shotgun sequence:
- the LOC118778781 gene encoding deoxyribonuclease gamma-like isoform X2 produces the protein MLGSSTMHHGYPLLILFLLCLRGLDLVLGFKICAFNIQSFGDSKSTNVPVMHTLVRILSRCDVCLLQEVRDFKGKAIPTLLSVLNRYDEKYHYDYVASGRLGRTSYQEQYVFVYRTGSVMLQDTYQYPDTQKGDMDAFSREPFVVRFKAPKTVIGDFVLIPQHTTPSNATKEIDELYDVFLDVKKKWKIEDVMFLGDLNAACGYVAKKNRKNIRLMSMPEFYWLIKDQDDTTVRETTSCAYDRIVVHGETFLRAIEPYSARPFRFDKEFHLPLEKALDVSDHYPVEVELKTWSSAWRQAQVHPLLVPLAVLILGSSLLSGSDLE, from the exons ATGCTGGGCAG CTCAACCATGCATCACGGCTATCCTCTactcatcctcttcctcctctgtctaAGAGGACTTGATCTTGTTTTGGGATTCAAAATCTGCGCCTTCAACATCCAGAGTTTTGGCGATTCCAAATCGACCAACGTGCCGGTCATGCACACTTTGGTCCGG ATCTTGTCTCGCTGTGACGTGTGTCTGCTTCAAGAGGTGAGAGACTTCAAGGGTAAAGCCATCCCAACCCTGCTGTCCGTGCTCAACAG GTATGATGAAAAGTATCACTATGACTACGTGGCCAGTGGGCGTCTGGGCAGGACATCTTACCAGGagcagtatgtgtttgtgtacag GACAGGGTCAGTGATGTTGCAGGATACATACCAGTACCCCGACACTCAGAAGGGGGATATGGATGCCTTCTCCAGGGAACCCTTCGTAGTGAGATTCAAAGCACCGAAGACAG TTATCGGAGACTTTGTCCTAATCCCCCAGCACACTACACCCAGCAACGCCACCAAAGAAATCGATGAGCTCTATGATGTCTTCCtggatgttaaaaaaaagtggaaaatagaG GATGTGATGTTCCTGGGAGACTTAAACGCAGCCTGTGGATATGTGGccaagaaaaacaggaagaacaTCCGACTGATGTCAATGCCTGAGTTTTACTGGCTGATTAAAGATCAAGATGACACTACCGTTAGAGAGACAACCAGCTGCGCCTATGACCG CATCGTGGTACACGGGGAGACATTCCTACGAGCAATCGAGCCCTATTCCGCCCGGCCCTTCAGGTTTGACAAGGAGTTCCACCTTCCACTGGAAAAG GCTTTGGACGTGAGTGACCACTACcctgtggaggtggagctgaaGACTTGGTCCTCAGCATGGCGACAGGCCCAGGTCCACCCACTCCTCGTCCCTCTAGCCGTGCTGATCCTCGGCTCGTCCCTCCTCTCCGGGTCAGACTTGGAATAA
- the LOC118778781 gene encoding deoxyribonuclease gamma-like isoform X1, whose amino-acid sequence MLGSSSTMHHGYPLLILFLLCLRGLDLVLGFKICAFNIQSFGDSKSTNVPVMHTLVRILSRCDVCLLQEVRDFKGKAIPTLLSVLNRYDEKYHYDYVASGRLGRTSYQEQYVFVYRTGSVMLQDTYQYPDTQKGDMDAFSREPFVVRFKAPKTVIGDFVLIPQHTTPSNATKEIDELYDVFLDVKKKWKIEDVMFLGDLNAACGYVAKKNRKNIRLMSMPEFYWLIKDQDDTTVRETTSCAYDRIVVHGETFLRAIEPYSARPFRFDKEFHLPLEKALDVSDHYPVEVELKTWSSAWRQAQVHPLLVPLAVLILGSSLLSGSDLE is encoded by the exons ATGCTGGGCAG CAGCTCAACCATGCATCACGGCTATCCTCTactcatcctcttcctcctctgtctaAGAGGACTTGATCTTGTTTTGGGATTCAAAATCTGCGCCTTCAACATCCAGAGTTTTGGCGATTCCAAATCGACCAACGTGCCGGTCATGCACACTTTGGTCCGG ATCTTGTCTCGCTGTGACGTGTGTCTGCTTCAAGAGGTGAGAGACTTCAAGGGTAAAGCCATCCCAACCCTGCTGTCCGTGCTCAACAG GTATGATGAAAAGTATCACTATGACTACGTGGCCAGTGGGCGTCTGGGCAGGACATCTTACCAGGagcagtatgtgtttgtgtacag GACAGGGTCAGTGATGTTGCAGGATACATACCAGTACCCCGACACTCAGAAGGGGGATATGGATGCCTTCTCCAGGGAACCCTTCGTAGTGAGATTCAAAGCACCGAAGACAG TTATCGGAGACTTTGTCCTAATCCCCCAGCACACTACACCCAGCAACGCCACCAAAGAAATCGATGAGCTCTATGATGTCTTCCtggatgttaaaaaaaagtggaaaatagaG GATGTGATGTTCCTGGGAGACTTAAACGCAGCCTGTGGATATGTGGccaagaaaaacaggaagaacaTCCGACTGATGTCAATGCCTGAGTTTTACTGGCTGATTAAAGATCAAGATGACACTACCGTTAGAGAGACAACCAGCTGCGCCTATGACCG CATCGTGGTACACGGGGAGACATTCCTACGAGCAATCGAGCCCTATTCCGCCCGGCCCTTCAGGTTTGACAAGGAGTTCCACCTTCCACTGGAAAAG GCTTTGGACGTGAGTGACCACTACcctgtggaggtggagctgaaGACTTGGTCCTCAGCATGGCGACAGGCCCAGGTCCACCCACTCCTCGTCCCTCTAGCCGTGCTGATCCTCGGCTCGTCCCTCCTCTCCGGGTCAGACTTGGAATAA